A stretch of the Paenibacillus dendritiformis genome encodes the following:
- the gnd gene encoding phosphogluconate dehydrogenase (NAD(+)-dependent, decarboxylating) translates to MNIGMIGLGKMGFNLVSNMLRHGHQVAAYDVNPEPRQKAAELGAMAADSIEELVAKLPSPKIVWMMVPAGGIVDNVIATLIPLLTEGDIVIDGGNSHYKQSVARGEKLQQHGIHYMDVGTSGGTEGAAQGGCFMIGGKEEVFQLLEPLFRDIAVEKGYLYAGKSGSGHFLKMVHNGIEYGMMQSIAEGFELLEKSDYEFDYESVARVWSNGSVIRSWLMDLTQNAFSKDPRLEGIRGVMQSSGEGKWTVETALDLQASAPVIAMSLFMRYRSLESDTFHGKVVAALRNEFGGHQVEKNG, encoded by the coding sequence ATGAATATAGGCATGATAGGACTCGGTAAAATGGGATTCAATCTGGTCAGCAACATGCTTCGGCATGGGCACCAGGTTGCGGCATATGACGTGAATCCGGAGCCGCGGCAGAAGGCAGCGGAATTGGGAGCGATGGCGGCGGATTCGATTGAAGAGCTTGTAGCCAAGCTGCCTTCGCCGAAGATCGTGTGGATGATGGTACCGGCCGGCGGAATCGTGGATAATGTCATCGCGACGCTTATTCCGCTCCTGACCGAGGGGGATATCGTCATTGACGGAGGGAATTCACATTATAAGCAATCGGTCGCCCGCGGAGAGAAGCTGCAGCAGCATGGCATTCATTATATGGATGTAGGCACATCGGGGGGCACCGAAGGCGCTGCCCAGGGCGGATGCTTCATGATTGGCGGCAAGGAAGAGGTATTCCAGCTGCTTGAGCCATTATTCCGGGATATCGCGGTTGAAAAAGGCTATCTGTATGCAGGCAAGAGCGGCAGCGGTCATTTTCTGAAAATGGTCCACAACGGGATCGAGTACGGAATGATGCAATCGATCGCCGAAGGATTCGAGCTGTTGGAGAAGAGCGATTATGAATTCGACTATGAATCGGTTGCGCGCGTATGGTCGAACGGATCGGTTATCCGCAGTTGGCTGATGGACCTGACACAGAATGCGTTCTCGAAGGATCCTCGCCTTGAAGGCATTCGCGGCGTGATGCAGAGCTCGGGCGAAGGCAAATGGACGGTCGAGACGGCCTTGGATCTGCAGGCAAGCGCGCCGGTTATCGCGATGTCTCTCTTCATGAGATACCGTTCGCTCGAGTCGGATACGTTCCACGGCAAGGTGGTCGCTGCGCTGCGGAATGAATTTGGCGGACATCAGGTGGAGAAAAACGGCTGA
- a CDS encoding MalY/PatB family protein, with protein sequence MYDFEQTIDRGALDALKAVPSHPSKEGCIPLWVADMDFPAAPAIQEALVARMSKPSYGYTLCMDRYYSAVIDWMKRRHQWDIAKEWFVLTPGVVPAMAFAVRAMTVPGDRVMIQTPVYPQFAKMIQFNGATLVTNPLKLVDGRYEIDFEDFEQKVKDPALKMFFLCNPHNPVGRVWKRDELQRLADLCLQHDVIIFSDDIHHDFTYGEHQYIPIATLSPDVAARTITATSPSKTFSIASFKMGNIFIEEEGLRQKFRKAVESAGVAELDLGAIEATIAGYAHGEAWFDEALKYIEGNSRYIEQFLAERIPQVKTFAQEGTYLKWLDWRSFGMTDTELNDWALKEAKVWLSEGYAFGKEGSGFMRLNMTSRRAVIEEAMERLAQAAERL encoded by the coding sequence ATGTACGATTTCGAGCAAACCATCGATCGGGGGGCATTGGACGCCCTCAAAGCAGTGCCTTCCCACCCGTCCAAGGAAGGATGCATCCCGCTGTGGGTGGCGGATATGGATTTCCCGGCGGCACCGGCGATCCAGGAGGCGCTTGTCGCCCGCATGAGCAAGCCTAGCTACGGATATACCTTATGCATGGATCGGTACTATTCCGCCGTCATCGACTGGATGAAGCGCCGCCATCAATGGGATATCGCGAAGGAATGGTTCGTGCTGACGCCGGGCGTCGTGCCTGCCATGGCGTTCGCCGTCCGGGCTATGACGGTACCGGGAGACAGGGTGATGATTCAGACCCCGGTCTATCCTCAATTCGCTAAAATGATTCAATTCAACGGGGCGACGCTCGTTACGAACCCGCTCAAGCTGGTTGATGGCCGATATGAGATCGACTTCGAGGATTTCGAACAGAAAGTGAAGGATCCGGCGCTCAAAATGTTCTTCCTCTGCAACCCTCATAATCCGGTTGGACGCGTATGGAAGCGGGACGAACTGCAGAGATTGGCTGACCTGTGCCTGCAGCATGACGTCATTATTTTCTCGGATGATATCCATCATGACTTCACCTATGGCGAGCATCAATATATTCCGATTGCGACGCTGTCCCCGGATGTGGCGGCACGGACGATTACGGCGACCTCTCCGAGCAAGACGTTCAGTATCGCGAGCTTCAAAATGGGCAATATTTTCATTGAAGAAGAAGGGCTGCGCCAGAAATTCCGGAAGGCGGTAGAAAGCGCCGGAGTCGCTGAACTCGATCTCGGCGCCATTGAGGCGACGATTGCCGGATATGCGCACGGGGAGGCATGGTTCGACGAAGCTCTGAAATACATTGAAGGGAACAGCCGTTATATTGAGCAGTTTCTCGCCGAGCGTATTCCGCAAGTAAAGACATTCGCCCAGGAAGGGACCTATTTGAAGTGGCTCGATTGGCGTAGCTTCGGCATGACGGACACCGAACTGAATGATTGGGCGTTGAAGGAAGCAAAGGTTTGGTTAAGTGAAGGCTATGCTTTCGGGAAGGAAGGCAGCGGATTTATGCGGCTCAATATGACCTCGCGCCGGGCGGTGATCGAGGAAGCGATGGAGCGTCTGGCACAGGCGGCGGAGCGGCTGTAG
- a CDS encoding MATE family efflux transporter has protein sequence MKQTFTLQQKIVQLLHILVPIFVTQVAMQLMSFFDTVMSGNYSATHLAGVAIGGSIWAPVYTGISGIFLAVTPIIAHHMGAGRKGEVAPSVTQAAYLSVIVGAAVVLIGSFVLDPILSAMRLEDEVHRVAKDYLIALGFGVIPAFLYTVFRASIDGLGQTRVTMFITLLSFPVNVTLNYLFIFGKFGLPEMGGVGAGIATAITYLIIAIVAFLFLRGNAMMQSMGMLRQWGGISFSRWKEILRIGTPIGLSIFFEVSIFAAVTLFMSEYDTNTIAAHQAALNFSSLLYMLPMSIAMGLTIVVGFEAGAKRFSDAKQYTRIGILSAVTLASLFAVLLFLFNHKVAGMYSDEPDVRLLTESFLIYAIFFQLSDAVAAPVQGVLRGYKDVNAVFLIALMSYWVIGLPVGFMLAKFTSLAAYGYWIGLISGLAAGAICLFTRLAIMERRYAKTGAAAAWQRH, from the coding sequence ATGAAGCAAACGTTTACGCTGCAACAAAAAATCGTTCAACTGCTGCATATTTTAGTGCCGATCTTCGTTACCCAGGTTGCGATGCAGTTGATGTCCTTTTTCGATACGGTCATGTCCGGGAACTACAGCGCCACCCATCTTGCCGGCGTCGCGATTGGCGGCAGCATCTGGGCTCCCGTCTATACCGGCATTAGCGGCATCTTCCTTGCCGTCACCCCGATCATCGCCCATCATATGGGAGCGGGCCGGAAGGGAGAAGTGGCGCCGAGCGTGACCCAGGCAGCTTATCTGTCTGTCATCGTCGGAGCCGCCGTCGTTCTGATTGGCTCATTCGTTCTCGATCCGATTCTGTCGGCCATGAGATTGGAGGATGAGGTTCATCGGGTGGCGAAGGATTATCTTATCGCGCTCGGCTTCGGCGTCATTCCGGCATTTCTCTATACGGTCTTCCGGGCAAGCATTGACGGACTGGGTCAGACCCGGGTTACGATGTTCATTACGCTGCTGTCCTTCCCCGTCAATGTCACCCTCAACTATCTCTTTATTTTCGGGAAATTTGGACTTCCGGAAATGGGAGGCGTCGGCGCCGGGATCGCTACCGCGATTACATATCTCATCATTGCCATTGTCGCTTTTCTGTTCCTGCGCGGCAACGCGATGATGCAATCGATGGGCATGCTTAGGCAATGGGGGGGCATTTCCTTCTCCCGCTGGAAAGAGATTCTTCGCATCGGCACGCCAATCGGGCTGTCGATCTTTTTCGAGGTCAGCATCTTTGCGGCGGTCACGCTGTTCATGAGCGAATATGACACGAATACGATCGCGGCACATCAGGCTGCATTGAATTTCTCGTCGCTCCTCTATATGCTGCCGATGAGCATCGCGATGGGGTTGACGATCGTGGTCGGCTTCGAGGCGGGAGCGAAGCGGTTCAGCGATGCGAAGCAGTATACCCGCATCGGAATTCTCTCGGCCGTAACCCTGGCTTCCTTGTTCGCCGTGCTGTTGTTCCTGTTCAACCACAAGGTCGCCGGCATGTACTCCGATGAACCGGATGTGCGCCTGCTGACCGAGTCGTTCCTCATCTATGCGATATTTTTTCAACTGTCCGATGCGGTGGCGGCCCCGGTCCAAGGCGTGCTGCGGGGATATAAGGATGTGAATGCGGTCTTTTTGATCGCTCTGATGTCTTATTGGGTTATCGGGCTTCCGGTCGGCTTCATGCTGGCCAAGTTCACCTCGCTTGCCGCCTATGGGTATTGGATCGGGCTCATCAGCGGTCTGGCGGCCGGGGCCATCTGCCTCTTCACGCGGCTGGCCATTATGGAGCGCCGGTATGCGAAGACGGGCGCAGCCGCTGCCTGGCAGAGACATTGA
- the xerS gene encoding tyrosine recombinase XerS: protein MTIQKAKDRAALEAKLPGLPWYIQQFIEYKLPDLSPSSLLEYVRDYEIFLGWLVAERLTEAEQTRDVTLSDLEQLRMEHITSFRIYLTTYKEASNSRVTVSRKLSSLRSLFHYLSQIAEDDQFYPLLKRNVMAKIEIKRVHKPKDTAAKLKGKLLEEQELDEFVEYVRTGYAHDVADNKQATHAHALNAVRDAAIVSLILNSGLRVSEVVNLNMDDVDMNRKLVNVYRKGHNDDTFKTPVYFRDSAKQHLQDYIDLRSERYAAPKKERAFFLAIKNGEKEGKRMTKRAMQQMILKYAKGFGKPALTVHKLRHSFATDYYLHNDIYKTKEQLGHASTETTEIYAHLTDKTMSEAIERRGEN from the coding sequence ATGACAATTCAGAAAGCGAAGGATCGGGCGGCGCTGGAAGCGAAGCTGCCCGGCTTGCCATGGTACATCCAGCAATTTATCGAATATAAGCTGCCGGATCTGTCCCCTTCATCGCTGCTGGAATATGTGCGGGATTACGAGATTTTTTTGGGGTGGCTGGTGGCAGAGCGCCTCACCGAAGCGGAGCAGACGCGGGATGTGACGCTTTCCGATCTGGAGCAGCTTCGGATGGAGCATATTACGTCCTTCCGCATTTATTTGACCACATACAAAGAAGCGTCCAATTCGAGAGTGACGGTATCCCGGAAGCTGTCCTCGCTTCGCTCGCTGTTCCATTATTTAAGCCAGATTGCGGAGGACGATCAATTTTACCCGTTGTTGAAGCGGAACGTCATGGCGAAGATCGAGATCAAGCGCGTACATAAGCCCAAGGACACGGCAGCGAAGCTGAAGGGCAAGCTGCTGGAAGAGCAGGAACTGGATGAATTTGTCGAATATGTCCGTACCGGATACGCCCATGATGTCGCCGACAATAAGCAGGCTACCCATGCCCATGCGCTCAATGCGGTGCGCGATGCCGCAATCGTCAGCCTGATCTTGAATTCAGGGCTTCGGGTAAGCGAGGTCGTCAATTTGAATATGGACGATGTCGATATGAACCGGAAGCTGGTCAATGTCTACCGCAAAGGCCATAATGACGACACCTTCAAGACCCCGGTCTATTTTCGGGACAGCGCCAAGCAGCATCTGCAGGATTATATTGACCTCAGATCCGAGCGCTATGCGGCCCCGAAGAAGGAACGCGCCTTCTTCCTCGCCATCAAGAACGGAGAGAAGGAAGGCAAGCGGATGACGAAGCGGGCCATGCAGCAGATGATTCTCAAATACGCGAAGGGGTTCGGGAAGCCGGCTCTGACCGTTCATAAGCTGCGGCATTCCTTCGCTACGGACTATTATTTGCATAATGATATATACAAGACGAAGGAGCAGCTCGGCCATGCTTCCACAGAGACGACGGAGATCTATGCCCATCTGACGGACAAGACAATGTCCGAAGCGATCGAGCGCCGGGGAGAGAACTAG
- a CDS encoding DUF4247 domain-containing protein — protein sequence MNTRGWNAVKWIIIASLLFPLLAACGRIDLSASYPLESVARDGSSTSYIYRAENTPVPEAAEAIAEQRRPEQISETSTERMFLVYRDQLIQIQQDPEKPEDSLIEVDSKEYVKNNYDRSFLEMYLQYRLLDTLFDSLRGAGGYRGYTDRGDYKPAKPYRAPTTEEKKKIPPLTVERKGSIFRRGTSSNDSTVGSGGSIFKRTPSDSNTRGSITRNKNEYDKSSKYTPPRVKKYKPPKTRSRSGSIFRRR from the coding sequence ATGAATACAAGGGGTTGGAACGCCGTCAAATGGATCATTATCGCCAGCCTTCTCTTTCCGTTGCTGGCGGCCTGCGGCCGGATCGATCTGTCCGCATCGTATCCGTTGGAATCGGTGGCGAGGGATGGAAGCAGCACCTCCTATATCTATCGCGCCGAGAATACGCCGGTGCCGGAGGCGGCCGAGGCGATTGCGGAGCAGCGCAGGCCGGAGCAGATATCGGAGACGAGTACCGAGCGAATGTTCCTGGTCTACCGCGATCAGCTGATTCAGATTCAGCAGGATCCGGAGAAACCGGAAGACAGCCTGATCGAAGTCGATTCCAAGGAATATGTGAAGAACAATTACGATCGCAGCTTCCTGGAGATGTACCTCCAATATCGGCTGTTGGATACGCTGTTCGACTCGCTCCGGGGAGCGGGGGGCTACCGGGGATATACGGATCGCGGAGATTATAAGCCAGCTAAGCCATACCGGGCGCCGACGACCGAGGAGAAGAAGAAGATTCCTCCGCTTACCGTCGAGCGGAAGGGTTCGATCTTCCGCCGCGGCACGAGCAGCAACGACTCGACGGTCGGTAGCGGAGGGAGCATCTTCAAGCGTACGCCGTCGGACAGCAATACGCGGGGCTCGATCACCAGGAATAAAAACGAGTACGACAAGTCGTCAAAATATACCCCGCCGAGGGTGAAGAAATATAAACCGCCGAAGACGCGAAGCCGCTCGGGCAGCATCTTCCGGCGAAGATAA
- a CDS encoding DUF4178 domain-containing protein produces MSLWKRIKNIVAKPEAPKPERKPSMLEPGDICEVSLISYEVVGRTDWRIRPGTWVTLRDGANIRYLHVEQREQPYYSLYQGIDGRLDSVEEVPTEIDLDGKWFYLEDQYDGRVTCTGQTPFGGAGEQYVWQYQSDDRKLLRIEWQDGRFQLYEGEAVIAADVRIIRRS; encoded by the coding sequence ATGAGCTTGTGGAAACGAATCAAAAACATAGTGGCCAAGCCCGAAGCGCCGAAGCCGGAAAGAAAACCGTCCATGCTGGAGCCGGGAGACATTTGCGAAGTCTCTTTGATCAGCTATGAAGTCGTCGGCCGGACCGATTGGCGGATTCGCCCGGGAACCTGGGTGACCCTGCGCGACGGGGCGAATATACGGTATTTGCATGTGGAACAGCGGGAACAGCCTTATTACAGCTTATATCAGGGGATTGACGGACGGCTTGATTCGGTGGAGGAGGTTCCGACCGAGATCGATCTCGACGGAAAATGGTTCTATCTGGAGGATCAATATGACGGCAGAGTGACCTGCACCGGCCAGACGCCCTTCGGCGGAGCCGGGGAGCAGTATGTGTGGCAATACCAGTCCGACGACCGGAAGCTGCTCCGCATTGAATGGCAGGATGGGCGCTTCCAGTTGTATGAAGGCGAAGCGGTCATCGCGGCGGATGTGCGCATCATCCGCCGATCATGA
- a CDS encoding DUF350 domain-containing protein, producing MILDNIAGIAIWTATGALLLFLLMFVDSLFTGYNDIQEMRAGNVAVTTRFVMKLFSQGFILSSSIKVAYSLGEALFMLAVSFVILLILEFILRLLFRSVFAMNLEEGTKEGRMSYALVAGSMHIVGALIIAACL from the coding sequence ATGATTCTCGACAATATTGCCGGGATCGCGATATGGACGGCAACAGGAGCCCTGCTCCTGTTCTTGCTTATGTTCGTGGATTCGCTGTTCACGGGTTACAATGATATTCAAGAAATGCGGGCAGGGAACGTTGCCGTGACAACCCGCTTCGTGATGAAGCTCTTCTCGCAAGGATTCATCCTGTCGAGTTCGATTAAGGTTGCCTATAGTCTGGGCGAGGCGCTGTTCATGTTGGCCGTCTCCTTCGTTATCCTCCTCATTTTGGAATTCATTCTCCGCCTGTTGTTCCGGAGCGTGTTCGCCATGAATTTGGAGGAAGGCACGAAGGAAGGGCGCATGTCATACGCCCTCGTGGCTGGTTCGATGCATATCGTAGGCGCGCTCATCATCGCCGCTTGTCTGTAA
- a CDS encoding PspA/IM30 family protein → MSLFKRLRDVTMSNIYALIEKAEDPIKMTDQYLRDMQEDLEEAERAVAQQIAIEKRFKQSYEEQAALVKKREEQAHIAVQADNLDLARRALEEKKAAEEKMNEFKASYEQNKASADNLRAKLDEMRKQYSDMKNKRETLVARYNAAKAQTEINKAMAGFSSDTAMSGLKRMEDKMLAMEAQAEASNEMNGSSKSLDDEFAKLGKNKDVEDELAAIMQKYNKSAE, encoded by the coding sequence ATGTCATTATTCAAACGCTTGCGTGATGTAACCATGTCCAACATTTATGCGCTGATTGAGAAAGCCGAAGATCCGATCAAGATGACCGATCAATACTTGCGCGACATGCAAGAGGATCTGGAGGAGGCAGAACGTGCAGTAGCTCAGCAGATCGCGATCGAGAAGCGCTTCAAGCAATCGTACGAGGAGCAGGCCGCGCTGGTGAAGAAGCGCGAGGAGCAGGCCCATATCGCCGTGCAGGCCGATAATCTGGATCTTGCCCGCCGGGCGCTGGAGGAGAAAAAAGCCGCCGAGGAGAAGATGAATGAATTCAAGGCGAGCTACGAGCAGAACAAGGCATCCGCCGACAATCTTCGCGCGAAGCTGGACGAGATGCGGAAGCAGTATTCCGACATGAAGAACAAGCGCGAGACGCTCGTGGCGCGCTATAACGCGGCGAAGGCCCAGACGGAAATCAACAAGGCGATGGCAGGCTTCAGCTCCGATACGGCCATGTCCGGATTGAAGCGGATGGAAGACAAAATGCTGGCGATGGAAGCTCAAGCCGAGGCCTCGAACGAGATGAACGGTTCTTCCAAATCGCTTGACGATGAGTTCGCCAAGCTGGGCAAGAACAAGGATGTCGAGGACGAACTCGCGGCCATTATGCAAAAATACAATAAGTCCGCAGAGTAA
- a CDS encoding dihydroorotate dehydrogenase, with protein sequence MRSLACNVAGIEFKNPLVMASGTFGFGQEYARYYDINQLGGIASKGLTLQPRPGNEGTRIWETASGILNSVGLENPGVDAFLQEEMKFWEKIEPVKIANLGGSTIEDYLLGALKITKDAEDRRKLSRPAVDMIELNISCPNVKEGGMAFGIRTEVARDVIREVRQVTSLPLAVKLSPNAENVVDMAVMCEEEGAECVSLVNTFSGMKIDIHQRRSVFQNTYAGLSGPAIKPIALRMVHQVAQAVTIPVMGMGGISSSEDIIEFIMAGAEVVQIGTYNFMNLRAGEDLLNGLTAFMEKENIHSLDEIRGII encoded by the coding sequence ATGAGAAGCTTAGCGTGTAATGTGGCGGGAATTGAATTCAAAAACCCGCTTGTCATGGCTTCCGGCACATTCGGCTTCGGGCAGGAATATGCCCGATACTATGATATCAATCAGCTTGGCGGCATCGCCTCCAAAGGACTGACCTTACAACCGCGTCCAGGGAACGAGGGCACGCGCATCTGGGAAACCGCAAGCGGCATACTGAATAGCGTCGGGTTGGAAAATCCGGGCGTCGATGCGTTTCTTCAGGAGGAGATGAAGTTCTGGGAAAAGATAGAACCGGTCAAAATCGCTAATCTTGGCGGAAGCACGATCGAGGATTATCTGCTAGGCGCGCTGAAAATTACAAAGGATGCCGAGGACCGCCGCAAATTAAGCCGGCCTGCAGTCGACATGATCGAATTGAATATATCATGCCCCAATGTGAAGGAGGGCGGCATGGCCTTCGGAATCCGAACCGAGGTCGCCCGGGATGTGATTCGCGAAGTCCGTCAGGTCACCTCGCTGCCGCTGGCGGTGAAGCTGTCGCCGAATGCGGAGAATGTGGTCGATATGGCGGTCATGTGCGAGGAAGAGGGAGCGGAATGCGTGTCGCTCGTCAATACTTTCTCCGGCATGAAAATAGATATCCACCAGCGTCGCAGTGTGTTCCAAAATACGTATGCGGGGCTGTCGGGCCCGGCTATCAAGCCGATTGCGCTGCGCATGGTTCATCAAGTCGCGCAGGCGGTCACGATTCCCGTTATGGGAATGGGCGGCATTTCCTCTTCGGAAGATATCATTGAATTTATTATGGCGGGAGCCGAAGTGGTCCAGATCGGTACGTACAATTTCATGAATCTGCGGGCAGGCGAAGATCTGCTGAACGGTCTGACGGCCTTTATGGAAAAAGAGAATATTCATAGTTTGGATGAAATTCGGGGAATTATATGA
- a CDS encoding dihydroorotate dehydrogenase electron transfer subunit: MHKILTNNQIAQDVYLMTVEGAFAGRMGQFYMLRAWNHYPVLSRPISIHNLEPGSIQFLYKAGGEGTARFASLRPGDSIQLEGPFGNGFPEVEGKTALLGGGIGIAPLLYTARQLDKPDIYLGFRGASYMTEAFVPYASELVVRVDANMLLEVDMKQYDNIFVCGPLRMMEAAARMAEGLETKLFVSLEKRMACGIGACYGCSVRTASGNRKVCSDGPVFQAQEVAWHEKLSV, translated from the coding sequence GTGCATAAGATTCTTACCAACAATCAGATAGCTCAAGATGTTTATCTCATGACAGTAGAAGGCGCTTTTGCGGGGCGGATGGGGCAATTCTATATGCTCCGGGCATGGAACCATTATCCAGTTCTGTCACGCCCGATAAGTATTCACAATTTGGAGCCGGGCTCTATCCAATTTCTCTACAAAGCCGGCGGCGAAGGAACGGCCCGGTTCGCCAGCCTTCGCCCGGGCGATTCGATTCAGCTTGAGGGGCCGTTTGGCAACGGTTTTCCCGAAGTGGAGGGAAAGACCGCGTTACTCGGCGGAGGCATCGGCATCGCGCCCCTGCTGTACACGGCGAGACAGCTGGACAAGCCGGATATTTATCTCGGATTCCGGGGGGCTTCTTATATGACGGAAGCGTTCGTTCCCTATGCGAGCGAGCTTGTCGTCCGGGTCGATGCGAATATGCTTCTTGAAGTCGATATGAAGCAATACGACAATATTTTTGTATGCGGGCCGCTAAGAATGATGGAGGCGGCTGCCCGCATGGCGGAAGGGTTGGAGACGAAGCTGTTCGTCTCACTGGAGAAGAGAATGGCTTGCGGCATTGGAGCCTGCTACGGGTGCTCCGTGAGAACGGCAAGCGGCAACCGCAAGGTCTGCTCAGACGGACCTGTATTTCAGGCACAGGAGGTGGCGTGGCATGAGAAGCTTAGCGTGTAA
- a CDS encoding polysaccharide deacetylase family protein, with amino-acid sequence MRTKQICCLLVCLVVVAGCFPRSHQAAPDPKLNSLETDQPPSEMARQPSQEAAQRAETGQRTISFVLQDKPHPLPHQPLPLPKFHLTMKGAAKTEGAKEKVESDSLVRKSAVQNSAMKQKEPPIPEPAQSASQNTKSGISQHHLSLAQLRMKYPHIFKLHGSKRGLRRVALTFDDVPDNRITPLVLDILREHNIRATFFLVGSRAKAHPDLVRRIVREGHIIGNHSYSHPLMTKLSLPAFEQQVKDAERVIEEIIGYKPRFYRPPFGEINEEQLKWAGDHGYLVVNWDVDSNDWRGLNAREVYNNVINAVRPGSIVLQHAGGSKQNGYLQGTVKALPSIIKELKKQRYRFVTVPELLQDRKDKKDN; translated from the coding sequence TTGCGGACAAAACAGATATGCTGCCTGCTGGTATGCCTGGTAGTGGTGGCCGGCTGCTTTCCGCGTTCCCACCAGGCGGCCCCGGATCCGAAGCTGAATTCATTGGAAACGGACCAGCCACCTTCAGAGATGGCACGACAGCCAAGCCAGGAAGCGGCGCAACGAGCTGAGACAGGCCAGCGCACGATCTCCTTCGTCCTGCAGGACAAGCCGCATCCTCTGCCGCATCAGCCCCTGCCTTTGCCCAAGTTCCACTTGACAATGAAGGGAGCTGCCAAAACGGAAGGCGCTAAGGAAAAAGTCGAATCCGACTCCTTGGTACGGAAGAGTGCAGTACAGAATTCCGCCATGAAACAAAAGGAGCCACCGATCCCGGAGCCAGCTCAATCCGCTTCGCAGAACACTAAATCCGGAATAAGCCAGCACCATTTGAGCCTGGCGCAACTCCGAATGAAATACCCGCATATTTTCAAGCTTCATGGCTCTAAGCGCGGACTGCGCCGGGTAGCCCTTACCTTCGATGATGTCCCTGATAACCGGATAACCCCGCTTGTGCTCGACATTTTGCGGGAGCATAACATTCGCGCTACCTTCTTCCTCGTGGGCTCTCGGGCCAAAGCCCATCCCGACCTGGTTCGGCGAATCGTCCGGGAAGGCCATATTATCGGCAATCATTCTTACAGCCATCCCTTGATGACCAAGCTGTCACTTCCTGCCTTCGAGCAGCAAGTGAAGGATGCGGAACGGGTAATTGAAGAGATAATTGGTTACAAGCCAAGATTTTATCGCCCTCCCTTCGGGGAAATCAATGAAGAGCAGTTAAAGTGGGCAGGGGATCACGGCTATCTGGTCGTCAATTGGGACGTCGATTCCAACGACTGGCGGGGCTTGAACGCCAGAGAAGTATATAACAACGTAATCAACGCCGTCAGACCCGGCTCAATCGTCCTTCAACATGCCGGGGGAAGCAAGCAAAACGGTTACTTGCAAGGAACGGTCAAAGCCCTGCCCTCCATCATCAAGGAATTGAAGAAGCAGCGTTACCGTTTTGTCACCGTGCCCGAGCTGCTCCAGGACCGGAAAGATAAAAAAGACAATTGA
- a CDS encoding 3D domain-containing protein, translated as MRKRTTLKLAAAVLGLNLVFQIMPAYAEPYIAQDGDTFYSLAKKHNIDLDVLMKANPNIDARNIYGGLKLELPKKTLQGLAVEDQNAALIEADMDETASAAGKAAAAADEPAAAAEKASAVKEQVQEKAKQAPQAAKNNVLTVSGKEMTYKKKLNMKATAYTAHASENGKWGAVDYFGNPLKLGTVAVDPKKIPLGTKLFITGYQFKHLPQGGFIAEARDIGGAINGNRLDIFVPVSKKTGSTFGIQNVEVYIIS; from the coding sequence ATGCGGAAAAGAACGACATTAAAGCTTGCAGCGGCAGTGCTGGGATTAAATCTTGTATTTCAAATCATGCCGGCATATGCTGAGCCTTACATCGCCCAAGACGGGGACACTTTTTACTCTCTAGCGAAGAAGCATAATATTGATCTGGACGTCTTGATGAAGGCGAACCCGAACATCGATGCTCGGAATATTTATGGAGGGTTGAAGCTGGAGCTTCCGAAAAAGACCTTGCAAGGTCTTGCGGTGGAAGATCAGAACGCTGCTTTGATAGAAGCGGACATGGATGAGACCGCATCGGCAGCGGGTAAGGCTGCAGCAGCAGCGGACGAGCCGGCAGCTGCTGCGGAAAAGGCATCGGCGGTTAAGGAGCAAGTGCAGGAGAAAGCGAAGCAGGCTCCGCAAGCTGCTAAGAATAACGTACTTACCGTCTCCGGCAAGGAGATGACCTATAAAAAGAAATTGAACATGAAGGCCACGGCATATACGGCCCATGCGAGTGAAAACGGAAAATGGGGCGCAGTCGATTACTTCGGCAACCCATTGAAGCTGGGGACGGTAGCCGTGGATCCGAAGAAGATTCCATTGGGAACAAAGCTGTTCATTACCGGCTATCAGTTCAAGCATCTGCCGCAAGGCGGATTCATCGCGGAAGCTCGCGATATCGGCGGCGCCATCAATGGCAACCGGCTTGATATTTTCGTGCCTGTCAGCAAGAAGACCGGCAGCACTTTCGGCATTCAGAATGTCGAAGTATATATAATTTCATAA